In the Campylobacter showae genome, one interval contains:
- a CDS encoding DUF523 domain-containing protein: MKNKPKILISACLLGENCKYNGGNNADAICVGKLAKLRQIYELIAVCPEYLGGLTTPREPAEICSNGRVLTKFSGRDVTREFLLGARICADIASKNGCKIAILKERSPSCGSGGIYDGSFTGRLVSGDGLTAAALKNLGVRIVGESALAELNLEKEAQNGQMDKR; this comes from the coding sequence ATGAAAAATAAACCCAAAATTTTAATCAGCGCCTGTTTGCTCGGCGAAAACTGTAAATATAACGGCGGCAATAACGCAGACGCGATTTGCGTGGGCAAGCTTGCCAAACTTAGGCAAATTTACGAGCTAATCGCCGTTTGCCCGGAGTATCTGGGCGGACTAACGACCCCGCGCGAACCTGCCGAAATTTGCTCAAACGGGCGGGTTTTAACCAAATTTAGCGGCCGCGACGTGACTCGAGAGTTTCTTTTAGGTGCGCGAATTTGCGCCGATATCGCTAGCAAAAACGGCTGTAAAATCGCTATTTTAAAAGAGCGAAGTCCAAGCTGCGGAAGCGGCGGGATATATGACGGAAGCTTCACGGGACGGCTCGTTAGCGGCGACGGATTAACCGCAGCGGCGCTAAAAAATCTAGGCGTTCGCATCGTCGGCGAGAGCGCGCTTGCGGAGCTAAATTTAGAAAAAGAAGCGCAAAATGGCCAAATGGATAAACGTTAA
- a CDS encoding D-amino-acid transaminase, with translation MNGIVYLNGEFIDAAAAKVSAFDRGFIFGDGIYEVVPVLNGRLVDRDDFWERFERSLAAIELSLPLSKSDFQGVLEEVVWRNNLKEGGVYMQITRGVADRDFKFIKGLKPTCFVFCYEKDIVANPDAATGIEVVSVEDIRWKRRDIKSISLLAQCYAKEQAVKSGAYEGFMVENGFVTEATSSSAFIIKDNVLITKPLSNEILPGIRRKVILGFAQKAGLEIRQRPFTMQDVYEADEVFISAATLPLLPVVKADGKPINCGKVGKYVPMLRQMYIDKIKKEAGL, from the coding sequence TAGTATATCTAAACGGCGAATTTATAGACGCTGCGGCGGCTAAAGTTAGCGCATTTGACCGCGGATTTATCTTTGGCGACGGCATATACGAGGTCGTACCGGTGCTAAACGGACGGCTCGTGGATAGGGATGATTTTTGGGAGAGATTTGAGAGGAGTTTGGCTGCGATCGAGCTAAGCTTGCCGCTTTCAAAGAGCGATTTTCAGGGAGTTTTAGAGGAAGTAGTCTGGCGAAACAACCTAAAAGAAGGCGGCGTTTATATGCAGATCACCCGCGGCGTCGCCGATAGGGATTTTAAATTTATAAAAGGCTTAAAGCCGACTTGTTTCGTGTTTTGCTACGAAAAAGATATCGTCGCAAACCCTGACGCCGCGACCGGCATCGAGGTCGTTAGCGTCGAGGATATCCGCTGGAAGCGCCGCGACATCAAGTCGATCTCGCTTTTGGCGCAGTGCTACGCTAAAGAACAAGCCGTAAAATCCGGCGCCTACGAGGGTTTTATGGTCGAAAACGGCTTTGTGACCGAGGCTACTAGCTCGTCGGCATTTATCATAAAAGATAACGTCCTGATAACCAAACCGCTCTCAAACGAGATTTTGCCTGGTATCCGCCGCAAAGTGATCTTAGGTTTTGCCCAGAAGGCGGGGCTAGAGATCAGACAGCGACCGTTTACGATGCAGGACGTTTACGAAGCTGACGAGGTGTTTATCTCAGCTGCGACGCTACCGCTACTGCCCGTCGTCAAGGCCGACGGCAAGCCGATAAACTGCGGCAAAGTCGGCAAATACGTGCCGATGCTAAGGCAAATGTATATAGATAAGATTAAAAAAGAGGCCGGGCTTTAG